The Tubulanus polymorphus chromosome 4, tnTubPoly1.2, whole genome shotgun sequence genomic interval GGAAGATAAAACATCTGGGAGCATCTCCCAACCTTTCGTCACCTAATTTTTCTCAAAACCGCTGCAGACCATTGTTCCCAGCCGGTCGAATTACAGACTATAAATATCAGATTGACACTTGATTACATTGCGGGGGCCGGATGATGAGATTCCTGAGCGAGTCACCCGTCATCAGCGAAAGTATGGCACAAGAATCGATAGAATAAGCGGTAGTGCTTCTGCTTAAGTACGGGGTAGTTGCTTTTTGCAAAACACGGGCGGCGATTTATTTCCTTTCCGATGGCCGTAACACGTGGAAGACAAACATCTCTTCGCAGGAAGAACTTCACACTCATTTGCACCGATTTGCAATGGCGTTGGTACCTGGCCCACCAGCCTGTCACGACTCCCGAGTAACTGCCttccaaaatttgaaatcgcaCGACGACCACGGTGTCATACTCGGCGACGTGCATTCTACCGGTTGCGCGATAAGATCAGCATAAAACTCTTCTTGGGCGTTTTCTAGACTAGAGACATTCTGGAGGCCCAAACGTGCTGTTTTTCTCCAACTAACTGTGACCACCATAAAGAGAATAATGAAACAAGATATAAAGTCCGAGAACTATTCCTGACTTGAAgagactattagaatatagccgaaACATCGAATAAACTCATAGTCCAATGCCGGACTCAAAATTGGTTATTATTTGCGGGATTTCTCTCAGGAGAATGCTACCGCCGCGACAGAAACCGATGCACCGGTTTTTACTGAATAAAGTTTGGCTTGAATTTAATTGACGTGCGAATCCGTCCGGTGCTGCCCTCTTTCTAATAAAGGAAAACCAAAGCAAAGATGGCGGCCTCCATCGAAAATAAATCGGCGCTGAAAATGTACACGTTGATCATCATATTTTTCACTTGTAGGTCTTAATGTGTCAGTTTGACAGTAAAATAGATACATTATCTGAAGAGGCTCCTCTTATATTTACGACCTTAACCTGTTACGGTTGTCAGGGTTAAAAAAGGACCTCGCTCGGGacacaccaaaaattcattcgTTCATATTCACTTCAAACATGATTCAGTCACAGCCTACACGGGGGCTCGTTTTGGAAGTTTGGGGTaaactgtagcttagatcatccagtatccaTGGTACTTTCTTTTTGTATGTAGAGTACCAGGGATACTGGATGGTCTAAAttacagttcacccccaaccaaaaacttcaaatacaAGTAACAAGCCTTACTACGATGTTGACATAGTGGATGAGtgataccagtatccctgTAGCTGTGTATAAAAAAGGAGCTAACTAAATCGAATACTGTAAATTACCTACGAAATTCAATTGACTGCAATTAAAATCACCCTGAGGCCCAAGGCAAATGATCCAACGTACGTTGTAACTTACACGGTTATGTTCTTGTTCGTTTCAGGCATTAATCCCCACAAACTATACACCGTCCAATGCACAACAGTCTTATCTATCAACTCGATGATGATTCCCAGATATTCCTGACCTAACCACATTATTCGTGCACTATATTTGACTTATACCTGACTAAGGTCTGACAACCTCTAATACGGCATAATATCCACTTCTTAATGACGACCacgttttttctatttttagttaCGTGTACAGTTATCACTTTTGGAGAGAAACCATCGACGTTATTGAGTGAAACTcttgaaattaatgaaaaagataCGGTTAATGATAGACCTATAACAGATTTTGATGAAGGCAAGGAAAATGTTGCGGGGCAAGTTACAGAAAACTCAGACGATTCATCGACGACACAAGAGACTGACGATGATGAAGAAGAGGAGAATACATCGAGTACATTCCAACAATCATTACATCAACTTACAAAAATAGCGTTAGACAATTTGAATTCTTACAAGGAATATCTTTTCGAATTGTTACAAGAACTGCAAAATACGACCGCGTCAGAAAACAACAGTTCGCGTCCGGGAGTCGAAACCGCGTCGCAGGAGAAACCCGTTTCTAACGCGACTAGCGTCAATTCCACCGAAGCCGTCAATAATTTAACGTACACGAAAAGAAACGAAAAACAAAGACGCATCGTGTGTCACGCGAGAAATCTGACGAACGCCGTCAATCGAACGATAGCTGTACGCGTCGTCAATAGTACGGTTTTACAGGAAAAACTTCAACTTAAGAATGAAACGGCCGGTAATTGTTTTCTGGTGATGTTTTACGCGCCGTGGTGTATATTCTGCGCCCGAACGGCTCCAGCTTATAACGCATTAGCGCGGAGCTTTCCACAAATGGAACTGTTTGCGATCGATgctttttatttcagcagGTGAGTGTCGGG includes:
- the LOC141903585 gene encoding thioredoxin domain-containing protein 15-like, giving the protein MAASIENKSALKMYTLIIIFFTFTCTVITFGEKPSTLLSETLEINEKDTVNDRPITDFDEGKENVAGQVTENSDDSSTTQETDDDEEEENTSSTFQQSLHQLTKIALDNLNSYKEYLFELLQELQNTTASENNSSRPGVETASQEKPVSNATSVNSTEAVNNLTYTKRNEKQRRIVCHARNLTNAVNRTIAVRVVNSTVLQEKLQLKNETAGNCFLVMFYAPWCIFCARTAPAYNALARSFPQMELFAIDAFYFSSLNARFGTIAVPNILLFSNGRPVSRFNGTERSLATLISYVANVTGFNASEVNITEADYIGPLSSVPTEDTNYLLILSWAFVIAFSSIMIAKSNSGMQLWHKVQLLWQEHQHQHVD